A single region of the Acidimicrobiales bacterium genome encodes:
- a CDS encoding aspartyl/asparaginyl beta-hydroxylase domain-containing protein, with translation MSAPGLDDAALRELHRNGRYRLSQVDGILAAAPEGALTPDEEDLTPGKALSRWFAKAFLVCLVLPFLRLNERLIAWKTDPRAVIAREELPFLADLEAQWPAIREEFEGLFPDAVLPPPIETFIPHLAEAEDIIGGRGGSWHGFAFIDPKGWWIDFNAERCPRTTEALRKLPRLQTALFSVFTPHTVLPPHQGPNKGQVTIHMGVVMPEPPGSCVLQAGDETAVFQEGVAFAFDDTNTHTTWNEGDGPRVSLLVQVERPLPWPASWTNRIAQPLFQIYSYPRGGWGRLIRDAGAASGPS, from the coding sequence ATGTCCGCTCCCGGCCTCGACGATGCCGCCCTGCGCGAGCTCCATCGCAACGGCCGCTACCGGTTGAGCCAGGTCGACGGCATCCTCGCGGCGGCGCCGGAAGGGGCCCTGACCCCCGACGAGGAGGACCTGACCCCCGGCAAGGCCCTTTCCCGATGGTTCGCCAAGGCCTTCCTCGTCTGTCTGGTCCTGCCCTTCCTACGCCTCAACGAGCGGCTCATCGCGTGGAAGACCGATCCCCGTGCGGTGATCGCCCGCGAGGAGTTGCCGTTCCTCGCCGACCTCGAGGCCCAGTGGCCGGCGATCCGCGAGGAGTTCGAGGGGCTCTTCCCCGACGCGGTGCTCCCGCCACCGATCGAGACCTTCATCCCCCACCTCGCCGAGGCGGAGGACATCATCGGGGGCCGAGGCGGCTCGTGGCACGGCTTCGCCTTCATCGATCCGAAGGGCTGGTGGATCGACTTCAACGCCGAGCGCTGCCCTCGGACCACCGAGGCGTTGCGCAAGCTGCCCCGCCTCCAGACCGCGCTCTTCTCGGTCTTCACGCCCCACACGGTCCTGCCGCCGCATCAGGGGCCCAACAAGGGCCAGGTCACGATCCACATGGGCGTGGTCATGCCCGAGCCGCCGGGGTCGTGCGTCTTGCAGGCCGGCGACGAGACGGCCGTGTTCCAGGAGGGCGTCGCCTTCGCGTTCGACGACACCAACACCCACACGACGTGGAACGAGGGCGACGGGCCCCGGGTGAGCCTCCTGGTGCAGGTGGAGCGGCCCCTGCCGTGGCCCGCCTCGTGGACGAACCGGATCGCCCAGCCTCTCTTCCAGATCTACTCCTACCCGCGGGGCGGTTGGGGACGGCTCATCCGAGATGCCGGGGCGGCGTCGGGCCCGTCCTGA
- a CDS encoding methyltransferase, translating to MTDHSSTEYVVIHEFLRGIYESLTLGEAFRRGLIDELLERPMPASEPDHLLGFFLTVLGANGVVDEREGHYELSDGFREALRFRDLMEAQIKYSTMLVRDLAFDTSAVFALGEVAEHPIYNQSGEPSDVGPIGDEYLRLYQFDLHESDNPFDQAATEEWVDYMNMLSRYEGPVVCDRYDFSKHRRMLDIGGNTGEFALSVCERNPELRAVVFDLAGVVAIGRRKQADRPGFDRVEYFGGDAFADTPPGTFDLVSFKSTLHDWPDEKAEALIETGWSALEPGGTLLVFERSYVDMRDYNPAPFSLLTLLGWAWTLRGPGRYQAVLDRLGAEDVRVQEFHLDLPWMVLTATKPLA from the coding sequence GTGACTGACCACTCGTCGACCGAGTACGTGGTCATCCACGAATTCCTCCGCGGCATCTACGAGTCCCTCACGCTGGGCGAGGCGTTCCGGCGGGGCCTGATCGACGAGTTGCTCGAGCGCCCGATGCCCGCGTCCGAGCCCGACCACCTCCTGGGTTTCTTCCTCACCGTGCTCGGCGCGAACGGGGTCGTCGACGAGCGCGAGGGCCACTACGAGCTCAGCGACGGTTTCCGGGAAGCCCTCCGGTTCCGCGACCTCATGGAGGCGCAGATCAAGTACTCGACGATGCTGGTGCGCGACCTGGCCTTCGACACCTCTGCGGTGTTCGCGCTCGGCGAGGTCGCCGAGCACCCCATCTACAACCAGTCGGGGGAGCCGTCCGACGTCGGGCCTATCGGCGACGAGTACCTCCGCCTCTACCAGTTCGACCTGCACGAGAGCGACAACCCGTTCGACCAGGCGGCCACCGAAGAGTGGGTCGACTACATGAACATGCTCTCGCGCTACGAGGGCCCGGTCGTCTGCGACCGCTACGACTTCTCGAAGCACCGTCGCATGCTCGACATCGGCGGGAACACGGGCGAGTTCGCCCTCTCGGTCTGCGAGCGCAACCCCGAGCTCCGGGCCGTCGTGTTCGACCTCGCCGGGGTGGTGGCGATCGGCCGGCGCAAGCAGGCGGACCGCCCGGGTTTCGACCGCGTCGAGTACTTCGGGGGGGACGCCTTCGCCGACACCCCGCCCGGCACCTTCGACCTCGTGTCGTTCAAGAGCACCTTGCACGACTGGCCCGACGAGAAGGCCGAAGCACTGATCGAGACCGGTTGGTCCGCGCTCGAGCCGGGCGGCACCCTCCTCGTGTTCGAGCGCTCCTACGTGGACATGCGCGACTACAACCCGGCGCCGTTCTCGCTGCTGACCCTGCTCGGATGGGCATGGACCCTCCGGGGGCCCGGCCGCTACCAGGCCGTTCTCGACCGCCTCGGCGCCGAGGACGTCCGGGTCCAGGAGTTCCACCTCGACCTCCCGTGGATGGTCCTCACCGCCACGAAGCCCCTGGCGTAG
- a CDS encoding tyrosine-protein phosphatase, which translates to MITPSLLVEREDGELVVRWAPAAAADRLVVSESPDEASGHEVAHDGSGELHLPGLDPSVRHYVHLHHGDAPVAIAAERLVPLEGTLNFRDLGGYRTADGRQVRWGRVFRSDALGKLTDADLTYLERLGVRLVCDFRDDYETEKAPSRLPGHPDLRMERFPIGAGGDTTVVGADRKDGLTDLVLAGKLGEVSPEMLGDFYVGMLESRNEPIVAVLERVADPANHPIVFHCTAGKDRTGVLAAVLLSVLGVDDETILDDYELTDRYRTPHRLAEVAPRLAESGVDLEKVKALFSAPRPVLARTLGTLRERYGSVPAFLTDEAGVDPATLQRLRDLLLV; encoded by the coding sequence GTGATCACACCATCGCTGCTGGTCGAGCGCGAGGACGGCGAGCTCGTCGTGCGTTGGGCCCCTGCCGCCGCCGCCGACCGCCTCGTCGTGAGCGAGTCCCCGGACGAGGCCTCGGGACACGAGGTCGCCCACGACGGCTCGGGTGAGCTCCACCTTCCCGGGCTCGACCCCTCCGTCCGCCACTACGTGCACCTGCACCATGGCGACGCCCCGGTGGCGATCGCGGCCGAGCGGCTCGTGCCGCTCGAGGGCACCCTCAACTTCCGCGACCTCGGTGGCTACCGCACGGCGGACGGTCGCCAGGTGCGCTGGGGCCGGGTGTTCCGCTCGGACGCCCTGGGCAAGCTCACCGACGCCGACCTCACCTACCTCGAGCGCCTCGGCGTCCGCCTCGTGTGCGACTTCCGCGACGACTACGAGACGGAGAAGGCGCCGAGCCGCCTTCCCGGGCACCCCGACCTGCGCATGGAGCGCTTCCCCATCGGCGCCGGCGGGGACACCACCGTGGTGGGTGCCGACCGCAAGGACGGCCTCACCGACCTGGTCCTCGCCGGCAAGCTGGGCGAGGTCAGCCCCGAGATGCTGGGCGACTTCTACGTCGGCATGCTCGAATCCCGCAACGAGCCCATCGTCGCGGTGCTCGAGCGGGTGGCCGACCCGGCAAACCACCCCATCGTGTTCCACTGCACGGCGGGCAAGGACCGCACCGGTGTGCTCGCCGCCGTCCTGCTGTCCGTGCTCGGCGTCGACGACGAGACCATCCTCGACGACTACGAGCTCACCGACCGCTACCGCACCCCCCACCGCCTCGCCGAGGTGGCCCCCCGGCTGGCCGAGTCGGGCGTCGACCTCGAGAAGGTGAAGGCGCTGTTCTCTGCGCCGCGACCCGTGCTGGCCCGCACGCTCGGCACGCTCCGGGAGCGCTACGGCTCGGTGCCGGCCTTCCTCACCGACGAGGCCGGCGTCGACCCCGCCACCCTCCAGCGCCTCCGCGACCTGCTCCTGGTGTGA
- the rplL gene encoding 50S ribosomal protein L7/L12, whose product MAVTKDEILDAISNMTVLELSELLSEFEEKFGVTAAAPVAAAAAAPAAGGGDAGGGAEEQDEFDVILTAAGDKKIQVIKEVRALTNLGLKEAKELVDSAPKPVLEKASKEDAEKAKGQLEEAGASVELK is encoded by the coding sequence ATGGCTGTGACGAAGGACGAGATCCTCGACGCGATCTCCAACATGACCGTTCTCGAGCTGAGCGAGCTGCTCAGCGAGTTCGAGGAGAAGTTCGGCGTGACCGCGGCGGCCCCCGTGGCCGCGGCTGCTGCCGCTCCCGCCGCCGGTGGCGGCGACGCCGGTGGCGGCGCCGAGGAGCAGGATGAGTTCGACGTCATCCTCACCGCGGCCGGCGACAAGAAGATCCAGGTCATCAAGGAGGTGCGCGCGCTCACGAACCTCGGCCTCAAGGAGGCCAAGGAGCTCGTGGACAGCGCCCCCAAGCCGGTGCTCGAGAAGGCGTCGAAGGAAGACGCCGAGAAGGCCAAGGGCCAGCTCGAAGAGGCCGGCGCCAGCGTCGAGCTGAAGTAA
- the rplJ gene encoding 50S ribosomal protein L10 — MENPRPEKVAVVAEVREKLDGADAVVLTDYRGLDVAAMSTLRRALSAAGGDFKIYKNTLVRFAARDLDLDLDELLLGPTAIAFVPRKEDGTPGDPVTVAKALRDFARTNEHLVVKGGLLGTKLLSVDEVKALAEVAPREELLARLAGGFAAPMQQFAGLLAALPRNFAYGLKALIDQGGAPGAPVADEAPAEPEAEAADTTEDAPPAEDAAPAEDAAPAADEATETDADAEAAPAVEAEADDTTEAAAPAEAETTEESEESAESAEEA, encoded by the coding sequence ATGGAGAACCCGAGGCCTGAGAAGGTCGCGGTCGTCGCCGAGGTCCGTGAGAAGCTCGACGGCGCCGATGCCGTGGTGCTCACCGACTACCGCGGCCTCGACGTGGCCGCCATGAGCACGCTGCGGCGGGCACTGAGTGCCGCCGGCGGCGACTTCAAGATCTACAAGAACACGCTGGTGCGCTTCGCCGCCCGCGACCTCGACCTGGATCTCGACGAGCTGCTGCTCGGCCCGACCGCCATCGCCTTCGTCCCCCGGAAGGAGGACGGCACCCCCGGCGACCCGGTGACCGTGGCCAAGGCCCTGCGCGACTTCGCCCGCACCAACGAGCACCTCGTGGTGAAGGGCGGCCTGCTCGGCACCAAGCTGCTGAGCGTCGACGAGGTCAAGGCCCTCGCCGAGGTGGCCCCCCGCGAAGAGCTGTTGGCCCGCCTGGCCGGCGGCTTCGCCGCCCCCATGCAGCAGTTCGCCGGCCTGCTGGCGGCGCTGCCCCGCAACTTCGCCTACGGCCTCAAGGCCCTCATCGACCAGGGTGGCGCTCCCGGCGCCCCGGTGGCCGACGAGGCGCCCGCCGAGCCCGAGGCCGAGGCGGCGGACACCACCGAGGACGCGCCGCCCGCCGAGGACGCCGCACCGGCCGAGGACGCTGCTCCGGCAGCCGACGAGGCCACCGAGACCGACGCCGACGCCGAGGCCGCACCTGCGGTCGAGGCCGAGGCCGACGACACCACCGAGGCGGCTGCCCCCGCCGAGGCCGAGACCACCGAAGAATCCGAAGAGTCGGCGGAATCCGCCGAGGAGGCATGA
- the rplA gene encoding 50S ribosomal protein L1, translated as MAKSKKQVDAAKAFDSEKVYLPSEALDLVKQLATAKFDETVELAVRLGVDPRKADQMVRGTVALPSGTGKDVRVAVFATGEAATAAREAGADFVGGDDLAAEVEGGMMDFDVAIATPDMMPTVGKLGRALGPRGLMPNPKTGTVTPDVGKAVGEFKGGKVEYRTDRQGNVHVPIGKVSFAKDALTANFRAVIDELDRVKPAAAKGRYMRRVTLASTMGPGISVNPSRGAEDGEEGDAAA; from the coding sequence ATGGCGAAGAGCAAGAAGCAGGTCGACGCCGCCAAGGCGTTCGACTCCGAGAAGGTCTACCTGCCGAGCGAAGCGCTCGACCTGGTGAAGCAGCTGGCCACGGCCAAGTTCGACGAGACCGTCGAGCTGGCGGTGCGCCTGGGTGTCGACCCCCGCAAGGCCGACCAGATGGTGCGCGGCACCGTCGCCCTCCCGTCGGGCACCGGCAAGGACGTCCGCGTCGCCGTGTTCGCCACCGGCGAGGCGGCCACCGCCGCCCGTGAGGCCGGCGCCGACTTCGTGGGCGGCGACGACCTCGCCGCCGAGGTCGAGGGCGGGATGATGGACTTCGACGTGGCCATCGCCACGCCCGACATGATGCCCACCGTCGGCAAGCTCGGCCGGGCCCTCGGCCCCCGCGGCCTCATGCCGAACCCCAAGACCGGCACCGTGACCCCCGACGTGGGCAAGGCCGTGGGCGAGTTCAAGGGCGGCAAGGTCGAGTACCGCACCGACCGCCAGGGCAACGTGCACGTGCCCATCGGCAAGGTGTCGTTCGCCAAGGACGCGCTCACCGCCAACTTCCGGGCGGTCATCGACGAGCTCGACCGGGTCAAGCCCGCCGCCGCCAAGGGCCGTTACATGCGTCGCGTCACCCTCGCCTCGACCATGGGTCCGGGCATCAGCGTCAACCCGAGCCGCGGCGCCGAGGACGGCGAAGAGGGCGACGCCGCCGCCTGA
- the rplK gene encoding 50S ribosomal protein L11 codes for MAKKKVLAIVKIQIPAGQATPAPPVGTALGPHGVAIMDFCKAYNEKTEGQRGQIIPAEITIYEDRSFTFVTKTSPTSTLLRSAAGLDKAAENPGRETVGKITEAQLVEIATLKMPDLNANDLEAAKLQVAGTARSMGIEIA; via the coding sequence ATGGCGAAGAAGAAGGTCCTCGCGATCGTCAAGATCCAGATCCCGGCCGGCCAGGCCACGCCGGCACCGCCGGTGGGTACCGCCCTCGGCCCGCACGGCGTCGCGATCATGGACTTCTGCAAGGCGTACAACGAGAAGACCGAAGGCCAGCGCGGCCAGATCATCCCGGCCGAGATCACCATCTACGAGGACCGGTCGTTCACCTTCGTCACCAAGACGTCGCCGACCTCGACCCTCCTGCGCAGCGCCGCCGGCCTCGACAAGGCCGCGGAGAACCCCGGCCGTGAGACCGTCGGCAAGATCACCGAGGCGCAGCTGGTGGAGATCGCCACGCTGAAGATGCCCGACCTCAACGCCAACGACCTCGAGGCCGCGAAACTCCAGGTCGCCGGCACGGCCCGCTCGATGGGCATCGAGATCGCCTGA